Proteins encoded together in one Palaemon carinicauda isolate YSFRI2023 chromosome 45, ASM3689809v2, whole genome shotgun sequence window:
- the LOC137634901 gene encoding uncharacterized protein, whose amino-acid sequence MAKGPYWDKAGAVGNKDSWMTWFNLEQAPWTSGHARINDSLVSLAVNRSSWCECQVLCQVELNCFSVAVRAINDKFVTCFLSHRRGHPKNLVYSPGFTIYQRTSVARVGDACKNDTECYANDIYSKCNDGECQCKLGTLLQNGVCSVECPKGWITGELSNRTECYYLSRQRAKPKAAFQRCVSLDPPRSRIAEITDMEEQLALAAIMKRHLTWSDRILFGMTEYSGKYTYGGLQNFAEGASATDDPVQLDDQQPKATFFAWGGNEPDNPVEHCVVMFLGYKWRWADVNCKFEYVYLCEITIGV is encoded by the exons ATGGCAAAGGGACCCTACTGGGACAAAGCAGGGGCTGTGGGAAATAAGGATAGCTGGATGACCTGGTTTAACCTCGAACAAGCTCCCTGGACGTCAGGTCACGCTCGCATCAATGATAGCTTGGTCTCTCTGGCTGTGAATAGGAGCTCATGGT GTGAGTGTCAGGTACTGTGCCAAGTGGAGTTGAATTGCTTCAGTGTTGCTGTCAGagcgataaatgataaatttgtgACCTGCTTCCTCTCACACAGACGAGGTCATCCCAAGAATCTAGTATACAGCCCGGGTTTCACCATATACCAGAGGACTAGTGTTG CTCGAGTTGGCGATGCCTGCAAAAACGACACTGAATGTTACGCTAACGATATCTACTCTAAGTGCAATGATGGAGAATGTCAGTGCAAACTTGGAACTCTCTTGCAAAATGGCGTCTGTTCAG TCGAATGCCCAAAGGGATGGATAACCGGAGAGCTCTCCAACAGAACCGAGTGCTATTACTTGAGCCGGCAGAGAGCCAAGCCGAAGGCAGCCTTCCAGAGGTGCGTGTCGCTCGACCCTCCGAGAAGCAGGATAGCAGAGATCACAGACATGGAGGAGCAACTGGCCTTGGCAG CTATAATGAAACGCCATCTAACCTGGTCAGACCGTATATTATTTGGCATGACGGAATACAGCGGCAAATACACATACGGAGGCCTACAGAACTTTGCCGAGGGAGCTTCAGCAACAGATGATCCGGTACAACTCGATGACCAGCAACCCAAGGCGACTTTCTTCGCCTGGGGAGGGAATGAGCCAGATAACCCTGTGGAACACTGCGTGGTG ATGTTCCTGGGGTACAAATGGCGATGGGCTGACGTTAACTGCAAATTTGAGTACGTGTACCTGTGTGAAATAACAA ttgGTGTATGA